From a region of the Burkholderia lata genome:
- a CDS encoding ABC transporter ATP-binding protein — MHRPPTTMLKPNDTFVRIENVVKKFGDSTAVDNVNLTIAKNELFALLGSSGCGKSTLLRMLAGLETATSGKIFVDGEDLASLPPYRRPVNMMFQSYALFPHMTVESNVAFGLKQEGTPKNEIKERVADALALVQMSKYAQRKPHQLSGGQQQRVALARSLVKRPKLLLLDEPMSALDKKIRQKTQLELVNIIEKVDVTCVMVTHDQEEAMTMASRLAVMSEGKIVQIGAPGEVYEFPNSRFSAEFIGSTNLFEGRVVEDEPDHIFVESDDLEARMYVSHGITGPLGMPVGISVRPERIHVSREKPGSKHNWARGVVTDIAYMGSYSLYHVRLPSGKTVVSNLSSSHLMTDNAPAWNDDVFVSWSPASGVVLTQ, encoded by the coding sequence ATGCATCGACCGCCGACGACCATGCTCAAGCCGAACGACACGTTCGTGCGCATCGAAAACGTCGTGAAGAAATTCGGCGACAGCACCGCCGTCGACAACGTGAACCTGACGATCGCAAAGAACGAGCTGTTCGCGCTGCTCGGCAGCTCCGGCTGCGGCAAGTCGACGTTGCTGCGCATGCTCGCCGGGCTCGAGACGGCTACGTCCGGCAAGATCTTCGTCGACGGCGAAGATCTCGCGTCGCTGCCGCCGTACCGCCGCCCGGTGAACATGATGTTCCAGTCGTACGCGCTGTTCCCGCACATGACGGTCGAATCGAACGTCGCATTCGGCCTGAAGCAGGAAGGCACGCCGAAGAATGAGATCAAGGAGCGCGTGGCCGATGCGCTCGCACTCGTGCAGATGAGCAAGTACGCGCAGCGCAAGCCGCACCAGCTCTCCGGCGGCCAGCAGCAGCGCGTCGCGTTGGCCCGCTCGCTGGTGAAACGCCCGAAGCTGCTGCTGCTTGACGAGCCGATGTCCGCGCTCGACAAGAAGATCCGCCAGAAGACCCAGCTCGAACTCGTGAACATCATCGAGAAGGTCGACGTGACCTGCGTGATGGTCACGCACGACCAGGAAGAGGCGATGACGATGGCCAGCCGCCTCGCGGTGATGAGCGAAGGCAAGATCGTGCAGATCGGTGCGCCGGGCGAAGTCTACGAATTCCCGAACAGCCGCTTCTCGGCCGAATTCATCGGCTCGACCAACCTGTTCGAAGGGCGTGTGGTCGAGGACGAGCCCGATCACATCTTCGTCGAAAGCGACGACCTCGAAGCGCGCATGTACGTGAGCCACGGTATCACGGGCCCGCTCGGGATGCCGGTCGGCATCTCGGTGCGCCCGGAACGCATTCACGTGTCGCGCGAAAAACCGGGTTCGAAACACAACTGGGCGCGCGGCGTCGTGACCGACATCGCGTACATGGGCAGCTACTCGCTGTATCACGTGCGCTTGCCGAGCGGCAAGACGGTGGTGTCGAACCTGTCGAGCTCGCACCTGATGACCGACAACGCACCGGCGTGGAACGACGACGTGTTCGTGTCGTGGTCGCCGGCCAGCGGCGTCGTGCTGACGCAGTGA
- a CDS encoding nucleoside deaminase, whose amino-acid sequence MDFVKRTIDLAMKNVEEGGRPFATVIVRDGEIVAESPNLVAQTSDPTAHAEILAVRDACRKLGTEHLTDCEIYILASPCPMCLGSLYYCSPKRVVYITTREDYAPFYRDDRKYFELDTFYAEYAKPIDERRLPMVQQKHGDAINVYRRWKELNAK is encoded by the coding sequence ATGGATTTTGTGAAACGCACGATCGATCTTGCGATGAAGAACGTGGAAGAGGGCGGCCGCCCGTTCGCGACGGTGATCGTCCGCGACGGCGAGATCGTCGCGGAAAGCCCGAACCTCGTCGCGCAGACGAGCGACCCGACCGCGCATGCCGAGATTCTTGCGGTGCGCGATGCGTGCCGCAAGCTCGGCACCGAGCACCTGACCGACTGCGAGATCTACATTCTCGCGAGCCCGTGCCCGATGTGTCTCGGCTCGCTGTACTACTGCAGCCCGAAGCGCGTGGTCTACATCACGACGCGCGAGGACTACGCGCCGTTCTACCGCGACGACCGCAAGTATTTCGAGCTCGACACGTTCTATGCCGAATATGCGAAGCCGATCGACGAACGCCGGTTGCCGATGGTGCAGCAGAAGCACGGTGACGCGATCAACGTCTACCGGCGCTGGAAGGAACTGAACGCGAAGTGA